In Stigmatella aurantiaca, one DNA window encodes the following:
- a CDS encoding cyclic nucleotide-binding domain-containing protein, whose product MDPGSLLAQAAEAFSQGRFSQAAEFYERYCQGRPTDHFAQARLGESWARTGQRARAASAYRIAAEGFAREGLLPRALAASKRLLELDPSQRGVPQMLADLYARRSEPPEETRFDVDLGEGRMQLALKAAGDLLLPHAAVWSPPAPEAAAPEAPPAPEPESTDTLLQTVEQAARAGLRQQGTGGSSSLEEALFSLAEEVSSRTPSLEALPDIPLFSDLPRDAFIEFFEGCPLRHFARGQQVFERGSRGTAFYVICEGSVRVFRDADKELAALGSGAFFGEMALLSGAPRMATVESTSDETLLLEVPASVLAHLSRRYPQVARALKKFCRDRLLTNVMSTSALFQPFSRKDRRILVERFRARDVKKNETVVREGDRVEGLYVVLSGEVEASKGGQVLSRLREGELFGEISLLLKTPATATVMATRRTSLLRLPREDFDSLILTHPQVLELVSRLSEQRLRRTEALTSGPDTAPPAEHLLV is encoded by the coding sequence ATGGATCCCGGCTCGCTCCTGGCACAGGCCGCCGAGGCCTTCTCGCAGGGCCGCTTCTCCCAGGCCGCGGAGTTCTACGAGCGGTATTGCCAGGGGCGGCCCACGGACCACTTCGCCCAGGCACGCCTGGGCGAGTCCTGGGCCCGGACCGGCCAGCGGGCACGCGCCGCCTCCGCCTACCGGATCGCCGCCGAGGGCTTCGCCCGCGAGGGGCTCCTGCCGCGCGCGCTCGCCGCGAGCAAGCGGCTCCTGGAGCTGGATCCCTCGCAACGGGGCGTCCCGCAGATGCTCGCGGATCTGTACGCGCGCCGGAGCGAGCCCCCGGAGGAGACCCGCTTCGACGTCGACCTGGGGGAGGGCAGGATGCAGTTGGCCCTGAAGGCCGCCGGCGACCTGCTCCTGCCGCATGCCGCCGTCTGGAGCCCCCCGGCGCCCGAAGCCGCCGCCCCCGAGGCGCCACCCGCGCCGGAACCCGAGTCCACGGACACGCTGCTCCAGACGGTGGAGCAGGCCGCGCGGGCGGGCCTGCGGCAGCAGGGCACCGGGGGGTCCTCCTCGCTGGAGGAGGCCCTCTTCAGCCTCGCGGAGGAGGTGTCCTCGCGGACGCCCTCGCTGGAGGCCCTGCCGGACATCCCCCTGTTCTCGGACCTGCCGCGCGATGCCTTCATCGAGTTCTTCGAGGGCTGCCCGCTGCGGCACTTCGCGCGGGGCCAGCAGGTCTTCGAGCGGGGCAGCCGGGGCACTGCCTTCTATGTCATCTGCGAGGGCTCGGTGCGCGTCTTCCGGGACGCGGACAAGGAGCTCGCGGCCCTGGGCAGCGGCGCCTTCTTCGGGGAGATGGCGCTCCTGTCCGGAGCACCCCGCATGGCCACGGTGGAGAGCACCTCCGACGAGACGCTCCTCCTGGAGGTCCCCGCCTCGGTGCTGGCGCACCTGTCCCGCCGCTATCCCCAGGTGGCCCGGGCGCTCAAGAAGTTCTGCCGGGACCGGCTGCTGACGAACGTGATGAGCACCTCGGCGCTGTTCCAGCCCTTCAGCCGCAAGGACCGGCGCATCCTCGTGGAGCGCTTCCGGGCCCGCGACGTGAAGAAGAACGAAACCGTCGTCCGGGAAGGGGACCGCGTCGAAGGGCTCTACGTGGTGCTCTCCGGCGAGGTGGAAGCGAGCAAGGGCGGCCAGGTCCTCTCGCGCCTCCGGGAGGGCGAGCTCTTCGGGGAGATCTCCCTGCTGCTGAAGACGCCCGCCACGGCCACGGTGATGGCCACCCGGCGCACCTCGCTGCTGCGGTTGCCGCGCGAGGACTTCGACTCGCTCATCCTGACGCACCCGCAGGTGCTCGAGCTCGTCTCCCGGCTGTCCGAGCAGCGCCTGCGCCGCACCGAGGCGCTCACGAGCGGGCCGGACACGGCCCCCCCGGCGGAGCACCTGCTGGTCTGA
- a CDS encoding HEAT repeat domain-containing protein: MRPGVRSLFVVLTLGLAPACQGNRDQLLADLQSPRPEVRAQAVQALAKQGNADDLVLFTRSAKDMASIVRGEAAEALGGSQDPRVVDLLGELLEDPDESVQGRAAMALSKIKNDKAKAYLTLQYSRRARNTRQIIVQALKSANVPGAMAEAVAAESKAIWERNLLTLHEGSLPERVGAAEELGKSGRPEAITRLLPLVRDSQVILAAAAVRGLGDAGDRRAVAAILPLLDENFPQLREASLTALSKLQDPSAVARLQAVALEKSAVSSLASDALISMPRGPETNTALCTISLEGTLAESLAAGRAMRAHGGCPLEPIAERLSRPAGIDSGLQAVAGLGPAAQPLLSRVLPLLASADPHQRRLALEAVTAIGDASAAPAVQKLYEQETKALEPLRQDWVPSALPQTYAPGFDPSAPQDEKDARNTKTAQLFDRVRSLNAQRAREAGRVQVQARVPSELYDEVEPQRLEPLAAVLRALGAVKAPGALEVLKQYAGDSSVTLRSAALAGLARLGPEGVEVAKGGMFESERELQKALAQALAEQGEAGQSALVSLLPQFSSEKLVLLDALNRFGAPASASPVLQEVVRGGGAEAVLAASILGRLQAKDAVETLIKALEDPAGVARREVLLALGEMGDSRAAEGVAKDLYHDQPEIRAAAATALQRMGTSAQAEALDALKSDYYRRVREAASAALAKGGTAGEGAR; the protein is encoded by the coding sequence ATGAGACCCGGTGTTCGCTCCCTCTTCGTCGTCCTGACCCTCGGCCTGGCCCCCGCGTGCCAGGGCAACCGGGATCAGCTCCTCGCGGATCTCCAGAGCCCCCGGCCCGAGGTCCGCGCCCAGGCGGTGCAAGCCCTGGCCAAGCAGGGCAACGCCGACGACCTGGTCCTCTTCACGCGGTCCGCCAAGGACATGGCCTCCATCGTCCGGGGCGAGGCCGCCGAGGCGCTGGGCGGCAGCCAGGATCCCCGCGTGGTGGATCTGCTCGGCGAGCTGCTCGAGGACCCCGACGAGAGCGTCCAGGGCCGCGCCGCCATGGCGCTCTCGAAGATCAAGAACGACAAGGCCAAGGCCTACCTCACGCTCCAGTACAGCCGGCGGGCCCGGAACACCCGGCAGATCATCGTCCAGGCGCTCAAGTCCGCGAACGTGCCGGGCGCCATGGCCGAGGCCGTCGCCGCGGAGTCCAAGGCCATCTGGGAGCGCAACCTGCTGACCCTCCACGAGGGCTCGCTCCCCGAGCGCGTGGGGGCCGCCGAGGAGCTGGGCAAGAGTGGCCGCCCCGAGGCCATCACCCGCCTGTTGCCGCTCGTCCGGGACAGCCAGGTCATCCTCGCCGCCGCCGCCGTGCGCGGCCTGGGAGACGCGGGGGACCGGCGCGCCGTGGCCGCCATCCTCCCGCTGCTCGACGAGAACTTCCCCCAACTGCGCGAGGCCTCCCTCACGGCGCTCAGCAAGCTCCAGGACCCCTCGGCGGTGGCCCGCCTCCAGGCGGTCGCCCTGGAGAAGAGCGCCGTCAGCTCGCTGGCCAGCGACGCGCTGATCTCCATGCCCCGGGGGCCGGAGACCAACACGGCCCTGTGCACCATCTCCCTGGAGGGGACGCTGGCGGAGTCCCTCGCGGCCGGCCGCGCCATGCGCGCCCACGGCGGTTGCCCGCTGGAGCCCATCGCCGAGCGGCTCTCCCGGCCCGCGGGAATCGACAGCGGACTGCAAGCGGTGGCCGGCCTGGGCCCCGCCGCGCAGCCCCTGCTGTCCCGGGTGCTGCCCTTGCTCGCCTCGGCGGATCCCCACCAGCGGCGGCTCGCCCTGGAGGCCGTGACGGCCATCGGCGATGCCTCCGCGGCCCCCGCCGTCCAGAAGCTCTATGAGCAGGAGACCAAGGCGCTCGAGCCCCTGCGCCAGGACTGGGTGCCCTCCGCGCTGCCACAGACCTACGCCCCCGGGTTCGACCCTTCCGCCCCTCAGGACGAGAAGGACGCCCGGAACACGAAGACCGCCCAGCTCTTCGACCGGGTCCGCAGCCTCAACGCCCAGCGCGCCCGCGAGGCGGGCCGGGTGCAGGTGCAGGCCCGGGTGCCCTCGGAGCTGTATGACGAGGTGGAGCCCCAGCGCCTGGAGCCGCTCGCCGCCGTGCTGCGCGCCCTGGGCGCGGTGAAGGCCCCGGGGGCCCTGGAGGTGCTCAAGCAGTACGCGGGCGACTCCAGCGTCACCCTGCGCTCCGCGGCCCTGGCCGGACTGGCGCGCCTGGGGCCCGAGGGCGTGGAGGTGGCCAAGGGCGGCATGTTCGAGTCCGAGCGCGAGCTCCAGAAGGCGCTCGCCCAGGCCCTGGCGGAGCAGGGCGAGGCGGGCCAGTCCGCGCTGGTCTCCCTGCTGCCCCAGTTCTCCAGCGAGAAGCTGGTCCTGCTCGATGCCCTGAACCGCTTCGGCGCGCCCGCGTCGGCCTCGCCCGTCTTGCAGGAGGTGGTGCGCGGCGGGGGCGCGGAGGCGGTGCTGGCCGCCAGCATCCTCGGCAGGCTCCAGGCGAAGGACGCCGTGGAGACGCTCATCAAGGCCCTGGAGGATCCGGCCGGCGTGGCGCGGCGGGAGGTGCTCCTGGCCCTGGGCGAGATGGGCGACTCGCGCGCGGCCGAAGGGGTGGCGAAGGATTTGTACCATGATCAGCCGGAGATCCGGGCCGCCGCCGCCACGGCCCTCCAGCGCATGGGCACCAGCGCCCAGGCCGAGGCGCTGGATGCGCTCAAGAGCGACTACTACCGGCGCGTCCGCGAGGCAGCGAGCGCGGCGCTGGCCAAGGGCGGTACCGCCGGGGAGGGCGCCCGCTGA
- a CDS encoding SRPBCC family protein encodes MSELVMEVRMASSPGQVFAAFETPFLLRRWYGAPPGCFRTGAEGDVGTGEPFQVNLIDSQGVPFVQRGRILDVVPAERLELEMSWEGGPLGGPEVTRAELRLHPDGDGTRFEVIQGPFSRPESLEAHRAYWKASLERLSRVAAGEALPCFEEFWDESCGYAGRLGVAAYAVLAGMREAGAAPEALAQAEALLYTHLSRLPPETAELLGAVLHSRLSGG; translated from the coding sequence ATGAGCGAGCTGGTGATGGAAGTGCGGATGGCCTCCTCCCCGGGCCAGGTCTTCGCGGCCTTCGAGACGCCATTCCTGCTGCGCCGCTGGTACGGGGCCCCGCCGGGCTGCTTCCGGACCGGGGCGGAAGGCGACGTGGGCACGGGTGAGCCGTTCCAGGTGAACCTGATCGACTCGCAGGGCGTCCCCTTCGTGCAGCGGGGACGAATCCTCGACGTGGTCCCCGCCGAGCGCCTGGAGCTGGAGATGTCCTGGGAGGGCGGGCCGCTGGGAGGCCCGGAGGTGACGCGGGCGGAGCTGCGCTTGCACCCGGACGGGGACGGCACCCGCTTCGAGGTGATTCAGGGGCCCTTCTCGCGCCCAGAATCCTTGGAGGCCCATCGGGCTTACTGGAAGGCCAGCCTGGAGCGCCTGTCCCGCGTGGCGGCCGGCGAGGCCCTGCCCTGCTTCGAGGAGTTCTGGGATGAGTCGTGCGGCTACGCGGGGCGGCTCGGGGTAGCCGCCTACGCGGTGCTGGCGGGAATGCGGGAGGCCGGGGCGGCGCCCGAAGCGCTCGCCCAGGCCGAGGCGTTGCTCTACACCCACCTGTCCCGCCTGCCCCCGGAGACCGCCGAGCTGCTCGGGGCGGTGCTGCACTCCCGGCTGAGTGGCGGCTAA
- a CDS encoding general secretion pathway protein GspE: MSASNPSPPVRKKRLGEILLNAALLSETQLRTALAEQRKWGGKLGHTLVQMGFVDEGAMVQALSRQLQIPSVDLSRVTPPAHLLKLFPVALAERYTVFPVAVDVPQKVITLASEDPTNVEALHELAFHTDHRIQVVVSSVSAIEHAIRQHYHGGTGTPTAPPEAFGFQEPFYEFTPPSAPVPRSPREAELVQRVEVLTQQVADLERMVANQARSLSTLIEMLEAGGTVSRQEYFARMRNVSRS; this comes from the coding sequence ATGAGCGCCTCGAATCCGTCTCCTCCTGTCCGCAAGAAGCGGCTCGGCGAAATCCTCCTGAACGCCGCCCTGCTGTCCGAGACGCAGCTGCGCACGGCCCTGGCCGAGCAGCGCAAGTGGGGCGGCAAGCTTGGCCACACCCTGGTGCAGATGGGCTTCGTGGACGAGGGCGCCATGGTGCAGGCCCTGTCGCGCCAGCTCCAGATTCCCTCGGTGGACCTCTCCCGGGTGACACCGCCCGCGCACCTGCTCAAGCTCTTCCCGGTGGCGCTGGCCGAGCGCTACACCGTCTTCCCCGTGGCGGTGGACGTGCCCCAGAAGGTCATCACCCTGGCCAGCGAGGATCCCACCAACGTGGAGGCCCTGCACGAGCTGGCCTTCCACACGGATCACCGCATCCAGGTGGTGGTCAGCAGCGTCTCCGCCATCGAGCACGCCATCCGCCAGCACTACCACGGCGGCACCGGCACCCCCACCGCCCCTCCGGAGGCGTTCGGGTTCCAGGAGCCCTTCTACGAGTTCACCCCGCCGTCGGCCCCCGTCCCGCGCTCGCCCCGGGAGGCCGAGCTGGTGCAGCGCGTGGAGGTGCTCACCCAGCAGGTGGCCGATCTGGAGCGCATGGTGGCCAACCAGGCCCGCTCCCTGAGCACGCTCATCGAGATGCTGGAGGCCGGGGGCACCGTCTCCCGCCAGGAGTACTTCGCCCGGATGCGCAACGTCTCGCGCTCCTGA